From Candidatus Pedobacter colombiensis, one genomic window encodes:
- a CDS encoding Nif3-like dinuclear metal center hexameric protein, protein MRLSGLIKHLEAFAPLNYQEDYDNSGLIVGDPNEEIKGALVALDCIESVIDEAILHNCNLIITHHPIVFKGLKKITGKTYVERVVLKAIKNNIALYAIHTNLDHVQHGVNGVISSRLGLKNTKILSPKGSLLKKLVTFCPVAQADIVREALFAAGAGDISNYSECSFNTEGYGTFKGDEDTNPFVGEPGVLHQEREVRLETIFKVQDERKVLLALLEHHPYEEVAYDIYPLDNKLQTVGAGMIGWLEEALEGSEFLRLVKHNMDATVIRHTRLLPKKIRKVAVCGGSGSFLLKEAIAAGADAFVTADFKYHEFFDADEKIVIADIGHFESEQFTSDLLIDIIQEKFPNFAIRLTEHNTNPINYFI, encoded by the coding sequence ATGAGGTTGTCGGGTTTAATAAAGCATTTGGAGGCATTTGCGCCTTTAAATTACCAGGAGGATTACGATAATTCGGGCTTGATAGTTGGAGATCCGAATGAGGAGATAAAGGGGGCTCTGGTTGCTTTAGACTGTATAGAGAGTGTCATAGATGAGGCCATTTTGCACAATTGCAACCTGATTATCACCCATCATCCTATTGTTTTTAAAGGGCTGAAAAAGATTACCGGCAAAACTTATGTGGAGCGTGTAGTGCTAAAAGCTATAAAAAATAACATTGCTTTGTATGCTATACATACGAATCTGGATCATGTACAGCATGGTGTAAATGGGGTAATTAGCAGCAGACTAGGCTTAAAAAACACAAAAATACTTAGTCCTAAGGGATCTCTTTTAAAAAAGCTGGTTACGTTTTGTCCGGTTGCACAGGCAGACATTGTAAGAGAAGCACTGTTTGCCGCAGGAGCAGGGGATATTTCGAATTACAGTGAATGTAGTTTTAATACGGAGGGATATGGGACCTTTAAAGGGGATGAGGATACAAATCCTTTTGTGGGTGAACCAGGTGTATTGCATCAGGAGCGAGAGGTGAGACTGGAGACTATTTTTAAGGTTCAGGATGAGCGGAAAGTATTGTTGGCCTTGTTAGAGCATCATCCATACGAAGAGGTTGCATACGACATTTATCCGTTGGATAATAAACTGCAAACAGTCGGAGCGGGGATGATTGGTTGGCTGGAAGAAGCGCTTGAGGGCTCGGAGTTTTTAAGACTGGTAAAGCATAATATGGATGCAACTGTGATTCGACATACTCGTTTGTTGCCTAAAAAGATTAGAAAAGTAGCCGTTTGTGGCGGATCTGGAAGCTTTTTGCTGAAAGAAGCTATCGCCGCAGGTGCAGATGCTTTTGTTACGGCAGATTTTAAATACCATGAGTTTTTTGATGCAGATGAAAAAATAGTGATCGCAGATATCGGACACTTTGAAAGTGAACAATTTACATCTGATTTGTTGATAGATATTATTCAAGAAAAATTTCCTAACTTTGCAATCCGTTTAACGGAGCATAACACAAACCCCATAAATTATTTCATTTAA
- a CDS encoding ketoacyl-ACP synthase III, producing MGIKTNLNSVITGTGSYIPQNVISGNAFLNASFYDNGTKLDKENSEIISKFSEITEINERRYIDDDQVSSNIAAIAAQRAIDDANIDKESLDHIIFCHNFGDVKIGSNRMDILPSLAAKIKQALQIENPDCVAYDIIFGCPGWVQGAIQANYLIQSGDAKRVMVIGAETLSRIIDAHDRDSMIFADGAAAVIFEAQDSDEPLGIIAHKTQTHAISHGSLLVMGKSNNPDEKSGNAYLKMNGRKLYEFAVTNVPQVVKMAIDKAGISIKDIKTVFIHQANGKMDAAIMKRLFKLYDLDTVPKNLVPMTISWLGNSSVATIPTLLDLVRKGLVEGYKVNKGEYALFTSVGAGMHINAFVYRF from the coding sequence ATGGGCATTAAAACAAACTTAAACTCAGTTATTACGGGTACCGGAAGCTATATTCCACAAAATGTTATCTCAGGAAATGCCTTTTTAAATGCCTCGTTTTACGACAATGGCACTAAGCTTGACAAAGAAAACAGTGAAATAATCAGCAAATTCTCAGAAATTACAGAAATTAATGAGCGTCGCTATATTGATGACGATCAGGTAAGTAGTAATATTGCTGCAATTGCAGCACAAAGAGCAATTGACGACGCCAATATCGATAAAGAAAGTCTTGACCACATTATATTTTGCCACAATTTCGGCGATGTAAAAATTGGCAGCAACCGTATGGATATTCTTCCATCTCTCGCCGCTAAAATTAAGCAAGCACTGCAAATAGAAAACCCGGATTGTGTTGCCTATGATATTATTTTTGGTTGTCCAGGCTGGGTACAAGGGGCCATTCAAGCCAATTACCTCATCCAAAGCGGCGATGCCAAACGTGTAATGGTGATCGGTGCAGAAACACTTTCCAGAATTATCGATGCACACGACCGCGATAGTATGATCTTTGCAGATGGTGCTGCTGCAGTAATTTTCGAAGCTCAGGATAGTGATGAACCACTGGGCATTATTGCCCATAAAACACAAACACATGCCATTAGCCACGGTTCCTTATTGGTGATGGGGAAAAGTAACAACCCGGACGAAAAAAGCGGCAATGCCTATCTAAAAATGAATGGACGAAAGCTTTATGAGTTCGCTGTAACAAATGTCCCTCAGGTTGTAAAAATGGCTATAGATAAAGCCGGCATTAGCATAAAGGACATTAAAACCGTTTTTATTCATCAGGCTAATGGAAAAATGGACGCAGCTATCATGAAACGACTATTTAAGCTTTATGATCTGGATACTGTTCCTAAAAATTTAGTGCCAATGACGATTTCCTGGCTTGGAAACAGCTCGGTAGCCACAATCCCTACGCTACTCGATCTGGTAAGAAAAGGCTTGGTTGAGGGCTATAAAGTGAATAAAGGAGAGTACGCTTTATTTACTTCGGTAGGTGCTGGTATGCACATCAATGCCTTTGTTTACCGGTTCTAG
- a CDS encoding TM2 domain-containing protein, translated as MFDSPFMSLPGITPQEYTYLQSATTGFSEQQLRGFLMIYSSKRRNPDDMILYCILGFFVPGLPRFLVNQIGMGVLYFFTVGLCFIGTIIDLINHKSLASEYNQRMVFESLQMVKMGFNN; from the coding sequence ATGTTTGATTCACCATTTATGTCGCTGCCAGGCATTACACCGCAGGAATATACGTATTTGCAAAGTGCAACTACCGGATTTAGTGAACAACAGTTGAGAGGGTTTTTAATGATTTACAGTAGCAAAAGAAGAAATCCTGATGATATGATTTTGTATTGTATACTTGGTTTTTTTGTACCGGGATTACCACGCTTTTTAGTAAACCAGATCGGAATGGGTGTATTGTACTTTTTTACGGTTGGTTTGTGCTTTATTGGTACGATCATTGACTTGATTAACCATAAAAGTCTGGCCTCCGAGTATAACCAGCGTATGGTTTTCGAAAGCCTGCAAATGGTAAAAATGGGATTTAATAATTAA
- a CDS encoding C4-type zinc ribbon domain-containing protein, translated as MEQTVEQKLKALYELQTLHTQIDKIRQIRGELPMEVADLEDDVAGLETRIQKFKGELDDTEDAIVTRKNMIKDAQNLIKKYETQLKDVKNNREYDALTKEVEIQTLEIQVCEKKIREFGFDITQKTEIYDKALADLESRRKDLELKKGELETITAETEKDEQGLLKKAEKAETLIDERLLVAYNRLRKNANNGLAVVTIDRDSCSGCFNQIPPQRQLDIRQRKKIIVCEHCGRILVDEALTQEVAPV; from the coding sequence ATGGAACAAACTGTAGAGCAAAAGCTAAAAGCTTTATACGAATTACAAACCCTGCATACTCAGATTGATAAAATACGTCAGATTCGTGGTGAATTGCCAATGGAAGTTGCCGATTTAGAAGATGATGTTGCAGGCCTGGAAACACGTATACAAAAATTCAAAGGCGAATTGGATGATACTGAAGATGCCATTGTAACACGTAAAAATATGATCAAGGATGCTCAAAACCTGATCAAAAAATATGAGACTCAATTAAAAGATGTTAAAAACAACCGTGAGTACGATGCCTTAACTAAAGAGGTTGAAATACAGACGCTTGAAATTCAGGTTTGTGAGAAGAAGATCAGAGAATTCGGATTCGATATTACTCAAAAAACTGAGATTTATGATAAAGCCCTTGCTGATTTAGAGTCAAGAAGAAAAGATCTTGAGCTTAAGAAAGGAGAGCTGGAAACTATTACTGCTGAAACGGAGAAAGATGAGCAAGGCTTACTTAAAAAAGCAGAGAAAGCAGAAACTTTAATCGATGAGCGCCTTTTAGTAGCTTATAACAGATTGAGAAAAAATGCTAATAATGGTTTAGCTGTAGTAACGATCGACCGTGATTCATGCTCAGGATGCTTCAACCAGATTCCTCCTCAACGTCAGTTGGATATTCGTCAACGTAAAAAAATCATCGTTTGCGAGCATTGCGGAAGGATTTTAGTGGATGAAGCACTTACTCAGGAAGTGGCGCCGGTTTAA